CGGTGTACTCGGGGTCGCCGACGATGACCTTGGCGAGGGTGGACTTGCCGTTGCCGTTGGGTCCCATGATGGCGTGGAGTTCGCCACGTGGCACAATGATATTCACGCCCTTGAGGATGGGCAAGTCGCCGACGGAGGCATGGAGGTTGCGAATCTCGAGTTGCAATGGAGCCGTGTCCTGAGTCATCCTGTCTCCTTGAAGCGAAGAAATATGACCCTCTTATTGAGAGTCATTCCTAGTAAGAGAATTGTACCTCAAGGTTTGACTAAAGTCGAGTACGACGCTCGGAATTGCACGTTTCGGCCCGAGCTCCAGTGCGGTGAACGTTCAAGTGCGCGCCGGGCCTCGAGACGCCCGCAGCGCCTCGTCACGAAGCGCCCGCAGCCACGGCTCTTCCACGCCGCGAATCACCGTACCGGCCGACGCTTGGCGTAGGCCCGACTCCGCACGCGCCAACGCGTGGCGCGGCTGCCCCTCGGCGAGGAAGATCGCGGCCTCCACACGCGCCCACGTCGCCTCGGACACGAACGCGCTCTTCTTCGCGCGGCCCATCGCTTGGCGCGCCGCCACGGCGTTTCCACGGCGTGCCTCCAAAAATGCCCGGTCGAGGTACACGGGTGTGCGAAGCGCCTCGGTCACGATGGGCAGCAACTCCTCGGCGCGCGCCAGGTGCAGTTCCGCCGCCAGCTCGTCTCCCACGTCGAAGGCGGCGTAGAACGCGAGCGACGCGCTGGCCAAGTCGAAGGCCTTCATGCCTTGCGGCGCGAGCGCGTCGTCCAGCAGCGCCTCGGGCCAATCGCGCGGACGGCGACCGGCCATCGCGAAGCTCGTCAAAGCCAGCAAGGCCGCTTCCGCGCGCGCCGTGCGGCTTCCACGGCCCAGACGCAGCAGGCGCGCTCCGTCCGTCATCAACCCGCCGACGCTCGAAGGCCACGCGGACAGGCCGTTGAGCGCCACCGAAAGCAGCGCCGACAACGCCAGAAAGCCTTTCAGCGGTCCCGGTACGAGCAGCATCCCCAGCAGCGCACACCCCAAGCCGAACCCGAAGCCTGCCAGCGGGCCTCCCGCCACCATCCGCCTCATGCGCCTGGCCAAGTCCGACGTCAGCGGCGGAGCGAGCCAGGCAAAGCCGAGCGAGGGCGAGCGCAGCCGACGCAAGCCGCGACCACGCTCGAACATCAAGGGCCACACGGCCAGGGCGCGAAACTCGAAACCCGCTCGCACGCCGCTCAGAACGTGGCCGAGCTCGTGCATGAGGACGTTGAGCCACAAGGCGCCCGCCAAAAGCGCGAGAAATACCGGGAAGGTCACGCCCGCGCCCCACACTGCCGGTGACTCCGACAGCGTCACGGCCGCCGCCCCGACCACGGCGCCCACCATCGCCCCGACCAGGATCGACCCGATCGTCCTCGCGCGCCTCGACCTTCGCATACTTCCAAGGTACTCCTCGCGGTGTTCGTACGCCGTCAGGCTGCCTACATGGCTTTCCAACCAATGTCTTCGAGACCCACGGAACAGTGGGCATTTCTCACATGAAATCAAGAGGAAGTCTTCACCACGGGATTTTTCTATGTGCTACCTATAAGACCAGATGAACGTCCTCGATCTGCTGCGAGAAGCCGGAGTCCTGTTGTGGGTGCTCGCGGCGCTGTCCGTTTACGTGGTGTACCTCGTCGCCGTGCGCGCGCAAGTGCTGTCCAAGATGCGTGCCGACCCGACGTTGACCTTCACGCGCGTCCACGCCGCCCTCATGCAGCAAGACCTCGACGGAGCTCGCCGGGAGGCCGCTCGGCTCCAGACGCCCGCCGGCAACGTCTTGCGTGCAGGCCTCGACCGCGCTCCGGCAGGCATCGAGGCGTCCGGCGCCGCCATGAACGAAGCGATCCTGCTCGAAGAAGGCCGCCTCTACGCGGGCCTGAGCGCCCTCGGCACGGCCGCGCAAATCGCGCCGCTTCTCGGCCTGCTCGGCACGGTCTTCGGCATGGTGCGCTCCTTCCTGGTGTTCTCCACGACGACCGCGCCGACGTCCACCCAGCTCGCGACGGGCATCAGCGAGGCCCTCGTCAACACCGCCGGGGGACTCGTCGTGGCGATCGTGGCGTACTTCGGCCGCAACTGGCTGCGCTCCCGCGCCGACTTCGTGCTGCTCCAAGCCGAGCGCGCCCGAGAAGCGCTCGTCGCGTGGCTCATGGAAGCGCAGTTGCGCCGTCAAGGTGTCTTGACCGGCGCTCCGATCGCCATGTACGAACCCGAGCCCGTTCCGGCGAGCGTGGGGTCGTGACGAGGCGCGCGTCCCGCATGCGCTCGGGCGGCGAGAACGTCACCTTCGACTTCGCGCCGATGGTCGACGTCGTGCTGTTGCTGCTGATCTTCTTCATGCTGACGTCGAACCTCGCGGCGCGACAAAACGCCTTGCCGCTCGATCTGCCGCGCGCCAGCAGCACCTTGCGCGACACGCCCGACATTCCCACCGTGAACGTCGACCGAAGCGGCAAGATCTTCCTCGAAGGCAAGGTCGTGACCCTCAAGGCCCTCGAAACCCAACTCAAGACCCTCACGGCGAAGTCGGGCGGAGTCGTCGCCCTGCGCGCCGACCGACGCGGCAACTACGGCACGGTCGTCTCCGTGATC
This genomic window from Deinococcus yavapaiensis KR-236 contains:
- a CDS encoding ExbD/TolR family protein, with the protein product MRSGGENVTFDFAPMVDVVLLLLIFFMLTSNLAARQNALPLDLPRASSTLRDTPDIPTVNVDRSGKIFLEGKVVTLKALETQLKTLTAKSGGVVALRADRRGNYGTVVSVIDVIKRAGGERLALGTERP
- a CDS encoding MotA/TolQ/ExbB proton channel family protein, producing the protein MNVLDLLREAGVLLWVLAALSVYVVYLVAVRAQVLSKMRADPTLTFTRVHAALMQQDLDGARREAARLQTPAGNVLRAGLDRAPAGIEASGAAMNEAILLEEGRLYAGLSALGTAAQIAPLLGLLGTVFGMVRSFLVFSTTTAPTSTQLATGISEALVNTAGGLVVAIVAYFGRNWLRSRADFVLLQAERAREALVAWLMEAQLRRQGVLTGAPIAMYEPEPVPASVGS